In Lytechinus variegatus isolate NC3 chromosome 12, Lvar_3.0, whole genome shotgun sequence, a single window of DNA contains:
- the LOC121425265 gene encoding uncharacterized protein LOC121425265 → MPSPVDQTNDGSSENTSGNNTVINVNSSGAVYIRWGRDVCVDGSELVYAGIAAGAHYTHPGSGSNYLCLPPDPIYDEHQSGGTRGLLYSAEYQTINAIGRLQGIHDHTPKCAVCRAPSGRSTKLMIPARNKCPSDEWRLEYSGYLMSDSFGHARTEFVCFDRDMEAVPGTAGNEDGALFYMVTASCVAGSGLCGPYIDGQELTCAVCTI, encoded by the exons ATGCCGAGTCCTGTAGATCAAACGaatgatggtagcagtgaaAACACGAGTGGTAATAATACAGTAATCAATGTCAATAGTAGTGGAGCTGTGTATATAAGATGGGGTAGAGATGTTTGTGTTGATGGATCAGAACTGGTTTATGCTG GTATTGCAGCAGGAGCTCACTACACACATCCAGGAAGTGGATCTAACTATCTGTGTTTGCCACCTGACCCTATTTATGATGAACATCAGTCTGGTGGAACTCGTGGTCTGCTGTACTCTGCcgaatatcagacaataaacgCCATCGGTCGTCTCCAGGGTATCCACGACCATACACCAAAATGTGCAGTCTGCAGGGCGCCCTCAGGACGATCTACCAAATTGATGATCCCTGCGCGGAACAAGTGCCCTTCTGACGAGTGGCGCCTGGAGTATAGTGGTTACCTCATGTCAGATTCTTTTGGTCACGCACGTACTGAGTTCGTTTGTTTCGATCGTGACATGGAAGCAGTGCCTGGTACAGCTGGAAACGAAGATGGGGCTCTCTTTTACATGGTAACAGCTTCATGTGTGGCTGGAAGTGGGCTTTGTGGACCCTATATTGACGGTCAGGAACTCACTTGCGCTGTGTGTACGATTTAG